In one Sporomusa sphaeroides DSM 2875 genomic region, the following are encoded:
- the cbiE gene encoding precorrin-6y C5,15-methyltransferase (decarboxylating) subunit CbiE has product MECRYQVVVVGIGPGSPDYVLPVVSRTIAQARVLVGSKRALDTFAAGGQATRIIDKDINGVLDFIEEQLASQDVVVMVSGDPGFYSMLVAVRKRFAPESITVIPGISSVQMAFARVAEVWQDAALISMHGRTAADEVLRYRPGHKLGILTDTQHNPACISRILLAFGWPEAAHVWLCANLSYDNEVVAAMTLAEAAETPGFEHSVMVVKA; this is encoded by the coding sequence ATGGAATGTAGGTACCAGGTAGTAGTTGTTGGCATTGGCCCCGGATCGCCTGATTATGTGCTGCCTGTCGTTAGCCGGACGATTGCTCAGGCCAGAGTTCTGGTAGGCAGTAAGCGGGCGCTGGATACCTTTGCCGCAGGCGGTCAGGCTACCAGGATTATTGATAAAGATATTAACGGTGTGCTTGATTTTATTGAAGAACAGCTGGCAAGTCAGGATGTAGTGGTTATGGTGTCCGGCGACCCTGGATTTTACAGCATGCTGGTGGCAGTCAGAAAACGGTTTGCGCCAGAGAGTATTACGGTGATTCCCGGTATTAGTTCGGTCCAAATGGCGTTTGCCCGGGTGGCCGAAGTGTGGCAGGATGCCGCTCTGATCAGTATGCATGGCCGTACAGCCGCTGATGAGGTACTGCGTTACCGGCCAGGGCATAAGCTGGGCATCCTGACTGACACTCAGCACAATCCGGCCTGTATTTCGCGCATCCTGTTAGCATTCGGGTGGCCGGAGGCGGCTCATGTCTGGTTATGCGCCAATTTGTCTTATGACAATGAAGTGGTGGCTGCTATGACCTTAGCCGAGGCCGCAGAAACTCCCGGTTTTGAACATAGCGTAATGGTGGTGAAAGCATGA
- the cbiT gene encoding precorrin-6Y C5,15-methyltransferase (decarboxylating) subunit CbiT translates to MSHSLGIPDEQFIRGDIPMTKQEIRILTLAKASIGAADTVIDIGAGTGSLSIEAALLARQGRVYAIEREPEGIELIKANAAKFEAGNVQAVLGSAPAALAGLPAAEVILIGGSGGRLPDILSSADQLLKPGGRLIVTAVTVETLSAALQLMRQRPAYAVEACCVQVTRIQPVGTSNMFKALNPIYIITCTKEGQAAG, encoded by the coding sequence ATGAGTCACAGCTTAGGTATTCCGGATGAGCAGTTCATCAGAGGCGACATTCCGATGACGAAACAGGAAATTCGCATCTTAACTTTGGCTAAGGCCAGCATTGGTGCTGCCGACACTGTCATTGATATCGGGGCAGGTACCGGTTCGCTATCCATTGAAGCGGCTTTATTGGCCAGGCAAGGCAGGGTATATGCCATTGAGCGCGAACCCGAGGGGATTGAACTGATTAAGGCCAACGCCGCTAAGTTTGAGGCCGGCAATGTTCAGGCTGTGCTTGGTTCGGCACCGGCGGCGCTGGCCGGGCTGCCGGCGGCGGAAGTCATCTTAATCGGCGGCAGTGGCGGCAGGCTGCCCGACATTTTGTCCTCGGCCGATCAATTGCTGAAACCGGGCGGACGCCTGATTGTAACAGCTGTTACCGTAGAAACACTGTCTGCCGCTCTCCAGCTTATGCGGCAGCGTCCGGCCTATGCGGTTGAGGCTTGCTGTGTACAAGTTACCCGGATTCAGCCGGTGGGCACCAGTAATATGTTTAAAGCACTTAACCCGATATATATTATTACCTGTACTAAAGAAGGGCAGGCTGCCGGATAG
- the cobM gene encoding precorrin-4 C(11)-methyltransferase, with protein MNVFFVGAGPGDPELITVKGQRLLGQADIIIYAGSLVNPALLSLAKNGAAIYNSASMTLDEVIAVMEQGVKENKLVVRLHTGDPSIYGAIQEQMDALAPKNIDFEVIPGVSSFLATAAALKQEYTLPDVSQTVIITRLEGRTPVPEKEKLVKLASHEATMCIFLSVHMLDNVVKELVDGGYTYETPVAIVQKASWPDQKIFRATLGTIAQIARENNIDRTAMIVVGKVLQTDYALSRLYAPEFGHMFRQAQEAK; from the coding sequence ATGAATGTATTTTTTGTAGGAGCCGGTCCGGGAGATCCTGAGCTGATTACCGTGAAAGGGCAGCGCCTTTTGGGACAGGCAGATATCATTATTTATGCCGGTTCGTTAGTCAATCCGGCGCTCTTATCCCTCGCTAAAAATGGAGCTGCCATCTATAACAGCGCCTCCATGACGCTGGATGAAGTCATTGCTGTTATGGAGCAAGGGGTTAAAGAGAACAAGCTGGTAGTCCGGTTACATACCGGCGATCCCAGCATATATGGTGCCATTCAGGAGCAAATGGATGCACTGGCACCGAAAAATATTGATTTTGAAGTTATCCCCGGCGTTAGCTCGTTCCTGGCTACAGCCGCTGCCTTAAAGCAGGAATATACATTGCCTGATGTATCCCAGACGGTAATTATTACCCGTTTGGAAGGGCGCACCCCGGTGCCGGAAAAAGAAAAACTGGTTAAGCTGGCCAGCCACGAGGCTACGATGTGTATTTTCCTGAGTGTGCATATGCTGGACAATGTGGTTAAAGAGCTGGTAGATGGCGGCTATACCTACGAAACCCCGGTGGCTATTGTGCAAAAAGCCTCCTGGCCTGATCAAAAAATCTTCCGCGCTACCTTAGGCACTATTGCTCAAATTGCCAGAGAAAATAATATTGACCGTACAGCCATGATTGTGGTCGGTAAGGTCTTGCAAACCGATTATGCTTTGTCGCGGTTATATGCTCCGGAATTCGGACATATGTTCAGACAGGCGCAGGAGGCTAAATAA
- a CDS encoding cobalt-precorrin 5A hydrolase → MKLAVISVTRKGAELAERIAPLLGPGVDVYAKNGRNLPELHHTYDSLSDLVAEIFSLYDGLVFIMATGIVVRVIAAQVKDKRCDPAVVVMDDGGNYAISLLSGHIGGANELTGLVSRAAKAVPVITTATDVAGLPAADILAVKLDLTIEPFSSLKTINAAIVNGDRVLFFIDKELADHERYIALATRQGVALVDSSELIHPDQYDAAVVITDKELAIQKPHLYLRPHSLALGIGCRRDTTGAEILSAINQACRTIGRSSNSVAVIGSTVVKADEQGLLAVAEQLGVPIKFFTNEQLEQCIDQYELSLSDFVNEKIGVGNVCEPAAILAGRNNKLILPKTKYPKVTVAVTTVKYRWWE, encoded by the coding sequence GTGAAGCTGGCAGTCATCTCTGTTACCCGCAAAGGGGCCGAACTGGCTGAACGGATAGCACCGCTGCTGGGGCCGGGGGTTGATGTCTATGCTAAAAACGGGCGCAATCTGCCAGAGTTACATCATACCTATGACTCCTTAAGCGACCTGGTAGCTGAAATATTTTCCTTATATGATGGCTTGGTGTTCATTATGGCGACAGGAATTGTCGTGAGGGTCATTGCGGCACAGGTGAAGGACAAACGCTGCGATCCGGCGGTAGTTGTCATGGATGATGGCGGCAATTATGCGATAAGCCTGTTGTCAGGTCATATCGGCGGCGCCAATGAGTTAACCGGGTTAGTGAGCCGTGCCGCCAAAGCTGTGCCGGTTATCACTACCGCCACCGATGTTGCCGGCTTGCCGGCTGCTGACATACTGGCAGTCAAACTTGATCTGACCATCGAACCGTTCAGTTCGCTCAAAACCATAAACGCCGCCATTGTTAATGGTGACAGGGTGTTGTTTTTTATTGATAAGGAACTGGCTGACCATGAGCGGTATATTGCTTTGGCCACCAGGCAAGGGGTTGCATTAGTTGATAGCAGTGAACTTATCCATCCGGATCAGTATGATGCTGCTGTAGTCATTACCGATAAAGAACTTGCTATTCAGAAACCGCATCTGTATTTGCGTCCCCACAGTTTAGCCCTTGGCATCGGCTGCCGGCGGGATACCACCGGTGCTGAAATTTTGTCAGCCATCAATCAGGCTTGCCGGACAATCGGACGGAGCAGCAACAGTGTGGCTGTGATTGGCAGTACTGTCGTAAAAGCCGATGAACAGGGTTTGCTCGCAGTGGCGGAGCAGCTGGGTGTGCCGATTAAGTTTTTTACCAATGAACAACTGGAACAATGTATAGACCAATATGAATTGTCGTTATCTGATTTTGTTAATGAGAAGATAGGAGTGGGAAATGTATGCGAACCAGCAGCCATACTAGCGGGGCGGAACAACAAGCTGATTTTGCCCAAAACAAAATATCCCAAAGTGACTGTGGCGGTCACAACGGTAAAATATCGGTGGTGGGAATAG
- the cobJ gene encoding precorrin-3B C(17)-methyltransferase — protein MTPRARQAIEDAEIIVGYDTYLDLIKALLPAKTTIGTGMMQEIDRCQAAVDKAMTGKQVAVISSGDPGIYGMAGLVLELVGKQPAARQPEVEVIPGISAVGAAASILGAPLMHDFAVISLSDLLTPWEVIKKRVEMAVAGDFVIAIYNPKSTRRTSQIETVREIALKHRQADTPVGIVHHATRTKEDMTLSTLDNFTKEHIDMFSLVIIGNSQTYTANGKMITPRGYHV, from the coding sequence ATGACGCCGCGAGCCCGGCAGGCGATTGAAGATGCTGAGATTATTGTTGGTTATGATACCTATTTGGATTTGATAAAAGCTCTACTGCCAGCCAAAACCACCATTGGCACAGGCATGATGCAGGAAATCGACCGTTGTCAGGCGGCGGTAGATAAAGCCATGACCGGAAAACAGGTGGCGGTAATTTCCAGCGGCGACCCGGGAATATATGGTATGGCCGGTTTAGTGCTTGAACTTGTTGGCAAGCAGCCGGCAGCCAGGCAGCCGGAAGTAGAGGTTATTCCCGGTATCAGCGCCGTCGGTGCGGCAGCCTCTATCCTGGGAGCACCGCTGATGCACGATTTTGCCGTTATCAGTCTGAGTGACTTATTAACTCCCTGGGAAGTTATTAAAAAGAGAGTGGAAATGGCGGTTGCCGGGGATTTCGTTATTGCTATTTATAACCCCAAAAGTACCCGGCGGACAAGCCAAATAGAAACGGTGCGCGAAATTGCGCTAAAACACCGGCAGGCCGATACTCCGGTAGGGATTGTGCATCACGCTACCCGGACCAAAGAGGATATGACCCTGTCAACCCTGGACAACTTTACCAAGGAGCATATTGATATGTTTTCCCTGGTCATTATTGGCAACAGCCAGACCTATACCGCCAATGGGAAAATGATTACCCCCAGAGGCTATCACGTATGA
- the cobK gene encoding precorrin-6A reductase, with protein sequence MILVLAGTQDGRQLAACLAAGGYQVMVSVISDYGRSLAELPGIGVHTGQLTLAGMEEFIATRRIKAIVDASHPYAANVSANAMSACETGGIDYIRYERSEVSVPEYRQLHLVKDAAEAAKIAAGLGKNIFLTTGSRTLKIFKTEPLLADCRLIARVLPQPEVITECIELGFKPGDIVAIQGPFSHALNAALFREYGTEVVITKNSGTIGGADTKISAAMELGLKLVVIGRPAIEYKNLCRTSDEVMTRLLAGTAAK encoded by the coding sequence ATGATTTTAGTGCTGGCCGGTACGCAGGATGGCCGGCAATTGGCTGCCTGTCTGGCGGCAGGCGGTTATCAGGTAATGGTATCGGTAATCAGTGATTATGGCCGCAGTTTGGCTGAATTACCAGGTATTGGCGTTCATACCGGACAGCTGACCCTGGCGGGGATGGAGGAATTCATCGCAACCAGGAGGATTAAGGCAATCGTGGACGCCAGCCATCCCTATGCCGCCAATGTATCGGCCAATGCTATGTCTGCCTGTGAAACCGGCGGAATTGACTACATCCGCTACGAACGCTCAGAGGTGAGTGTCCCGGAATACAGGCAGCTGCATCTGGTTAAAGATGCTGCCGAGGCCGCAAAGATAGCAGCCGGTCTTGGCAAGAACATCTTTTTAACCACAGGCAGCCGCACGTTAAAGATATTCAAGACAGAACCGCTGCTGGCAGATTGCCGCCTGATCGCCCGGGTGCTGCCACAGCCTGAGGTGATAACAGAATGTATCGAACTGGGGTTCAAGCCTGGTGATATTGTGGCCATCCAGGGGCCATTTTCCCACGCGCTCAATGCGGCGTTATTCAGGGAGTATGGCACAGAGGTCGTCATAACCAAAAACAGTGGTACGATTGGCGGTGCCGATACCAAAATATCGGCCGCGATGGAACTGGGGCTGAAGCTGGTTGTCATTGGCCGTCCGGCGATTGAGTATAAAAACCTTTGCCGGACCAGCGATGAAGTCATGACAAGGCTGTTGGCCGGTACTGCTGCGAAATGA
- a CDS encoding precorrin-8X methylmutase, translating into MEYIKDPMAIENRSMEIIAPYLAGFNLDEQAIKVYSRIIHAAGDPDYASIIKIHPEAIASGLAALKNGCDIFCDVEMVRTGINKRRLAELGGQAYCLVADETVAQEAKAAGITRSMAAMRKFGDKLNGAIVAIGNAPTALFEVLAMIKENNVKPALIVGVPVGFVGAAESKELLHTTSPVPYITVLGNKGGSPIAAASVNAVMYMLGR; encoded by the coding sequence ATGGAATATATAAAAGACCCGATGGCTATTGAAAACCGCAGTATGGAGATTATCGCTCCCTATTTGGCCGGTTTTAATTTAGATGAACAGGCAATCAAGGTGTATTCGCGCATTATTCACGCTGCCGGTGACCCCGATTATGCCTCAATTATTAAAATTCATCCGGAAGCCATTGCTTCCGGGCTTGCGGCGCTTAAAAACGGCTGCGACATTTTCTGTGATGTAGAAATGGTTCGCACCGGCATAAACAAGCGCCGGCTGGCCGAACTGGGCGGCCAGGCTTATTGTCTGGTAGCTGATGAAACGGTGGCCCAGGAAGCTAAAGCAGCCGGCATTACCCGGTCAATGGCGGCCATGCGCAAATTTGGTGATAAGCTTAATGGCGCCATTGTGGCCATTGGCAATGCACCGACAGCCCTGTTTGAGGTGCTCGCAATGATAAAAGAAAATAATGTCAAGCCGGCCCTCATTGTTGGCGTACCTGTCGGTTTTGTTGGTGCTGCCGAATCCAAGGAACTGCTGCATACCACTTCGCCTGTTCCCTATATCACTGTACTTGGCAACAAAGGCGGCAGCCCGATTGCAGCAGCTTCGGTTAATGCGGTTATGTATATGTTAGGCCGCTAA
- a CDS encoding cobyrinate a,c-diamide synthase: MGQLNIPRVVIAGVSSGVGKTTIVTGMLSALAERGLKVQSYKIGPDYIDPGFHRLASGKSAHNLDTWLVPPATLAEIFASTAAGNDIAVIEGVMGLYDGGRSGVSSTAAVAKMLNAPVVLVINAKSMGESAAAIALGFKMYDPEVKLAGVIINRLGSLSHRLMVCEAFARLGIPVIGTVFRNNELVMPERHLGLTPVTEQDAAATVAEMGRQIAQEVNLDALLALAKTAEPLPDSGGSSGKPAVPAKVRIGVAQDDVFTFYYPSSLEVLTEFGAELVPFSPLAANCLPEVDGVVLGGGFPEMFVRELSDNVLMRNDLRRAASAGMPVYAECGGLMYLARQIIDFDGQAYDMAGIIPAVCQMQSKLETVGYVETTALQDNVLCTGGERLRGHEFHFSRMIPDVSAAEFPWAFEFTKMRTGAKYPGGYVSGEVLASYLHMHFAGNRQAAKRFVERCIRYKHLTGQGGK, translated from the coding sequence ATGGGCCAATTAAACATTCCCCGGGTGGTCATTGCCGGAGTCAGCAGCGGCGTGGGTAAAACCACCATTGTAACCGGTATGCTGTCAGCCTTGGCTGAACGCGGCCTTAAAGTCCAATCCTATAAAATTGGCCCTGACTACATCGACCCAGGCTTTCATCGTCTGGCCAGCGGCAAAAGCGCGCATAATCTCGATACCTGGCTGGTACCGCCGGCAACGCTGGCAGAAATCTTTGCCAGTACGGCAGCAGGCAATGATATTGCCGTTATTGAAGGTGTCATGGGGTTGTATGATGGCGGGCGCTCCGGTGTCAGCAGCACGGCCGCGGTGGCAAAAATGCTGAATGCACCGGTAGTATTGGTGATTAATGCCAAGTCTATGGGCGAGAGTGCGGCGGCTATAGCGTTGGGCTTTAAAATGTATGATCCGGAGGTTAAGCTGGCCGGAGTCATTATTAACCGGCTTGGCTCACTAAGCCACAGGTTGATGGTCTGTGAGGCCTTTGCCAGACTGGGAATTCCCGTTATCGGCACTGTGTTTCGCAACAACGAACTGGTGATGCCGGAACGGCATCTTGGCCTGACGCCGGTAACTGAGCAGGATGCGGCTGCCACTGTGGCGGAAATGGGACGTCAGATAGCGCAAGAGGTTAATCTGGATGCGTTGCTGGCGCTGGCTAAAACCGCTGAGCCACTGCCAGACAGTGGTGGGAGTAGCGGGAAGCCTGCAGTTCCGGCCAAAGTCCGGATTGGTGTAGCTCAGGACGATGTATTTACTTTTTACTATCCCTCAAGCCTGGAGGTTTTGACTGAGTTCGGGGCCGAGCTGGTACCGTTTAGTCCGCTTGCTGCCAACTGTCTGCCTGAGGTAGATGGGGTGGTACTGGGCGGCGGTTTTCCCGAAATGTTTGTCAGGGAATTATCGGACAATGTCTTGATGAGAAATGATCTGCGGCGTGCGGCATCAGCCGGCATGCCTGTTTATGCTGAATGTGGCGGCCTGATGTATTTGGCGCGGCAGATTATCGACTTTGACGGCCAGGCCTATGATATGGCCGGAATTATCCCGGCAGTATGCCAGATGCAGTCTAAGCTCGAAACAGTAGGCTATGTGGAAACAACCGCATTACAGGATAATGTGTTATGTACCGGCGGCGAAAGGCTGCGCGGGCATGAATTTCATTTTTCCCGGATGATTCCCGATGTAAGTGCAGCAGAGTTTCCCTGGGCGTTCGAATTTACAAAAATGCGGACAGGAGCCAAATATCCGGGCGGTTATGTGTCCGGCGAGGTATTGGCCTCCTATCTGCATATGCATTTTGCCGGTAATCGGCAAGCTGCCAAGCGGTTTGTCGAACGGTGTATCCGGTATAAGCACCTGACCGGACAGGGAGGGAAATAG
- the cobU gene encoding bifunctional adenosylcobinamide kinase/adenosylcobinamide-phosphate guanylyltransferase: MAASIVLVTGGARSGKSTFAERYAAQGGRKVAYIATAQIYDEEMQERVKLHQSRRPAGWPTFEAPYQAEQAMAQAVQCAEAVLFDCLTLYTSNLLLAPTAPADREERRQAVLTAIDKLLASARQDQAEVIFVTNEVGAGIVPDNALAREYRDVAGLVNQKVAGVADEVYLVVSGLAVELKKIAVSLGEGEHNG; encoded by the coding sequence ATGGCAGCAAGCATTGTTTTGGTTACCGGCGGGGCCCGCAGCGGCAAAAGTACGTTTGCCGAGCGGTATGCGGCGCAAGGCGGCCGGAAGGTTGCCTATATTGCTACCGCCCAAATCTATGATGAAGAAATGCAGGAACGGGTAAAGCTGCATCAAAGCCGCCGGCCGGCCGGCTGGCCGACGTTTGAAGCTCCTTACCAGGCCGAACAAGCCATGGCTCAGGCTGTTCAGTGCGCCGAAGCCGTGCTGTTTGATTGCCTGACACTATATACCAGTAATTTGCTCCTGGCTCCGACTGCGCCTGCTGACCGGGAAGAACGCAGGCAAGCTGTACTGACAGCCATCGATAAACTGCTGGCCAGCGCCAGGCAGGATCAGGCGGAGGTAATATTTGTTACCAACGAAGTCGGAGCAGGCATTGTGCCCGATAATGCGCTGGCCCGTGAATACCGGGACGTTGCCGGGCTGGTGAATCAGAAAGTAGCCGGGGTTGCTGATGAAGTATATCTGGTGGTCAGCGGTCTGGCAGTGGAACTCAAAAAAATAGCCGTTAGTCTGGGGGAGGGTGAGCATAATGGCTAG
- a CDS encoding cobyric acid synthase, with protein MARAIMLQGTSSHVGKSILTTALCRIFKQDGQRVTPFKAQNMALNSYVTKTGGEMGRAQVAQAEAAGLDPAVEMNPVLLKPTGNACSQVIVMGKSVGNMSAKEYHSGYSLTALGVVTECIEKLHNDFDVIVIEGAGSPAEVNLKANDIVNMRVAKLAAAPVLLIADIDRGGALASVVGTLELLEPDERDLVKGIIINKFRGDINLLKPALDFLETKTGKPVVGVIPHLDRLGIDDEDSVSLEDKGQPAKNGDLDIAVLRLPKISNFTDFDAIAGETDVRLRYVRQGEAIGKPDLIILPGSKNTTEDLLYLRNNGYEQELIKLVKSGTPVVGICGGYQMLGREVQDPDHTESDLDKVMGLGLIDSITVFVADKVTHQVTAAADNHKFLGINFSGGNLTGYEIHMGRTQFLSPVDHAFSITTRSGEQVNMPDGAVSADGLVMGTYMHGIFDNDAYRRAVLDALRVRKGLAPLGVVKDTQALKNAAYDRLAKVVRQNMNMDLVYRILNEATGS; from the coding sequence ATGGCTAGAGCAATTATGCTACAGGGAACAAGTTCCCATGTTGGCAAAAGTATTTTAACAACGGCCTTGTGCCGGATTTTTAAACAGGATGGACAGCGGGTAACTCCATTTAAGGCACAAAATATGGCGCTTAATTCCTATGTAACCAAAACAGGTGGCGAAATGGGGCGGGCCCAGGTAGCTCAGGCTGAGGCTGCCGGACTGGACCCAGCTGTTGAAATGAATCCGGTATTATTAAAACCTACCGGTAATGCCTGTTCACAGGTCATTGTTATGGGTAAGTCTGTCGGCAATATGTCGGCAAAAGAATATCATTCCGGCTATAGTCTCACCGCACTGGGGGTTGTAACCGAGTGTATTGAGAAACTGCATAATGACTTTGACGTTATCGTTATTGAAGGGGCCGGCAGTCCGGCGGAAGTTAACCTTAAAGCTAATGATATTGTTAATATGCGTGTTGCCAAACTGGCTGCGGCGCCGGTACTGCTGATTGCTGATATCGACAGAGGCGGGGCGCTGGCTTCTGTGGTCGGCACTCTGGAACTGTTAGAGCCGGATGAGCGCGATTTGGTTAAAGGCATTATTATTAATAAATTCCGGGGCGATATTAATTTGCTGAAACCGGCACTGGATTTTCTCGAAACTAAGACCGGTAAACCGGTGGTAGGTGTCATTCCCCATCTTGACCGGCTGGGTATTGATGATGAGGACTCGGTATCACTGGAAGATAAAGGGCAGCCCGCTAAAAACGGTGACCTGGATATTGCCGTACTGCGGCTTCCTAAAATATCGAACTTTACTGATTTTGACGCCATAGCCGGTGAAACCGATGTCAGGCTTAGGTATGTACGGCAGGGAGAAGCCATTGGCAAGCCTGATCTTATCATTCTGCCCGGCAGTAAGAACACTACTGAAGACTTGTTATACCTTCGCAATAATGGTTATGAGCAGGAACTTATTAAGCTGGTAAAAAGCGGCACACCTGTTGTTGGTATTTGTGGTGGCTACCAGATGCTGGGACGGGAAGTGCAGGACCCTGACCATACCGAATCAGACCTGGATAAAGTAATGGGTTTGGGTTTAATTGACAGTATTACTGTTTTTGTCGCTGATAAAGTAACCCATCAAGTTACAGCGGCGGCTGACAATCACAAATTTTTGGGAATTAATTTTAGCGGCGGTAACCTGACAGGTTACGAAATTCACATGGGCCGCACCCAGTTTTTGAGCCCTGTTGACCATGCTTTTAGTATTACCACCCGCTCGGGTGAACAGGTAAATATGCCGGATGGTGCTGTTTCAGCAGACGGACTGGTCATGGGAACTTATATGCACGGAATCTTCGATAATGACGCCTATCGGCGTGCCGTGCTTGATGCGCTGCGAGTGCGCAAGGGCCTGGCACCGCTGGGGGTCGTTAAGGATACACAGGCGCTGAAAAATGCCGCCTATGACCGGTTGGCAAAGGTTGTCCGTCAGAATATGAATATGGACTTGGTCTATCGTATTCTGAATGAAGCCACTGGTAGCTAG
- the cbiB gene encoding adenosylcobinamide-phosphate synthase CbiB — protein sequence MEQYVALGAVIIDRLVGDPRTSFHPVVMLGTFIAWLERHLLAVNHPAMRKTMAGAVLVAIVLTTAYGVAWLIMAALSAIHSWAGYIAGAVLLSFAISPRALAEAGREIAGFLNSGNMEQARFKVGWIVGRDTAALDTPEVTRATVETVAENIVDGIISPLFYAIIGGVPLACLYRAVNTMDSMVGYKNEKYRDFGMVAARLDDVFNYIPARITGLLIIMAAALLRLDTQGAWKAIRRDAVKHPSPNSGFSEAGVAGALGVRLGGLNYYGGVASFRAYMGEARHELRPVHIEQTIQIMYAVTILFLIAAFVCKGLLALA from the coding sequence ATGGAACAGTATGTGGCATTAGGCGCGGTTATTATTGACCGACTGGTTGGCGACCCGCGTACATCATTTCACCCGGTCGTTATGCTTGGTACGTTTATTGCCTGGCTGGAAAGACATTTATTGGCTGTCAATCATCCGGCTATGCGTAAAACCATGGCAGGGGCGGTATTGGTTGCTATTGTGTTGACAACAGCCTATGGGGTGGCATGGCTGATCATGGCGGCGTTAAGCGCCATTCATTCCTGGGCCGGCTACATCGCCGGCGCAGTGCTGCTGTCATTTGCCATATCGCCCCGTGCTCTGGCGGAAGCCGGGAGGGAGATTGCCGGGTTTCTCAATTCCGGCAATATGGAACAGGCCAGGTTTAAGGTAGGCTGGATCGTTGGCCGTGATACGGCTGCTCTTGATACGCCTGAAGTTACCCGTGCCACTGTGGAAACAGTGGCTGAAAATATTGTTGATGGTATTATCTCGCCGCTATTTTATGCTATAATTGGCGGTGTACCACTTGCTTGCTTGTACCGGGCGGTAAACACAATGGATTCCATGGTCGGTTATAAAAATGAAAAATACCGGGATTTCGGCATGGTTGCGGCCCGGCTTGATGATGTGTTTAATTACATTCCCGCAAGAATTACCGGGTTATTGATCATTATGGCCGCCGCACTGCTCAGGCTGGATACCCAAGGCGCCTGGAAGGCTATCAGGCGCGATGCAGTCAAACATCCCAGTCCTAATAGCGGCTTTTCGGAAGCCGGAGTGGCCGGAGCGCTGGGAGTAAGACTGGGCGGTCTCAATTACTATGGTGGAGTGGCTTCTTTCCGGGCCTATATGGGTGAGGCCAGGCATGAGCTTCGGCCTGTACATATTGAACAAACCATTCAAATTATGTATGCGGTTACCATTTTGTTTCTTATAGCTGCATTTGTCTGCAAAGGCTTATTGGCTTTAGCCTGA
- the cobS gene encoding adenosylcobinamide-GDP ribazoletransferase produces MKDFFTGLQFLTRIRIVEQTDWSPDSFGRSVKYFTLIGVVIGLLLAGLAYVFAQFLPSHVLAAAIIIAEIILTGGLHCDGFMDTADGVFSGRSRERMLEIMKDSRVGANGVVAFGLLLLLKYSLIADMAPAMLTTALFLMPVAGRMAMVISITSFPYARPDGMGKAFAQYAGRTTLVIAGVIALIAIIPFGMQAAISAGSAVLAGVLSARYFAKVLGGLTGDTYGAITEITELVALLVFII; encoded by the coding sequence TTGAAAGATTTTTTTACCGGATTACAGTTTCTTACGCGTATCCGCATTGTGGAGCAAACCGACTGGTCGCCGGACAGTTTTGGCCGCAGTGTAAAATATTTTACACTGATTGGTGTTGTTATCGGCTTGTTGTTGGCTGGTTTGGCTTATGTTTTCGCCCAGTTCCTGCCGTCACATGTACTGGCGGCGGCCATTATTATCGCCGAAATTATACTCACCGGCGGTTTGCACTGCGATGGATTCATGGATACAGCCGACGGTGTATTTTCAGGCCGCTCACGCGAGCGGATGCTGGAGATTATGAAAGACAGCCGGGTAGGAGCTAATGGTGTAGTAGCCTTTGGCCTCCTGTTATTATTAAAATATTCGCTTATTGCCGATATGGCGCCGGCCATGCTGACTACCGCTCTTTTTCTTATGCCGGTGGCAGGCCGTATGGCTATGGTTATTAGCATCACTTCGTTTCCTTATGCGCGTCCTGACGGCATGGGAAAGGCGTTTGCCCAGTATGCCGGCCGTACTACTTTGGTTATTGCCGGTGTTATCGCACTTATAGCAATCATTCCGTTTGGTATGCAGGCAGCAATCAGTGCCGGTAGCGCCGTATTGGCCGGAGTACTGTCAGCAAGATATTTTGCCAAGGTGCTGGGCGGTTTAACCGGTGATACTTATGGAGCTATTACCGAGATCACTGAGTTAGTGGCCTTGCTGGTGTTTATCATTTAG